A single Phragmites australis chromosome 4, lpPhrAust1.1, whole genome shotgun sequence DNA region contains:
- the LOC133915893 gene encoding uncharacterized protein LOC133915893, with protein sequence MASRLVAAAASSSSAPPLARLISRRRLAGGADPHGPAKVNLWEDPMSPSKWKEEHFVLASLSMWGGLIYGGFTFFAGGKKENKGEAVPAQA encoded by the exons ATGGCGTCTCGTCTCGTtgcggcggcggcctcctcctcctccgcgcccCCCCTCGCCCGCCTCATctctcgccgccgcctcgccggtGGCGCAG ATCCCCATGGTCCTGCGAAGGTGAACTTGTGGGAAGATCCGATGAGCCCGAGCAAATGGAAGGAAGAGCAC TTTGTGCTAGCCAGCTTATCTATGTGGGGTGGTTTAATTTATGGTGGGTTCACGTTTTTTGCTGGTGGGAAGAAGGAAAACAAGGGCGAG GCAGTGCCAGCACAGGCATAG